The stretch of DNA GGGTTCGACCGTTGTCGTCGTAGGGCACGCGCTCCATCAGCCCGGCCGCGACCAGGCCGCGCAGACGTGCGGCGAGCGTCGACTCACTGAGCCCCAACTGCGCGCGCCAGTCGCCGAAACGACGGGTGTGCGCGACGAAAGCACGCTGCAGGATGAGCAATGTCCAGCGGTCGCCCACCGCGAGCAGCCCCCTCCCGATTGCACTGCCATTCTGGGGAAACGTCGTCGACACCCTGCCAGCATAGTCAGCGTGCGAAGGCAAGCCGACCGGCCCGATCCAGCGCCGCGGCGTACTCCTCGGCGAGGCGATCGACGATCTGAGCCGTCGTGTCGATCGCACGGATCGTACTCAGCCCCTGCCCGGCGGCCCAGGTGTCCTTCCACCGACGAATGTTCGACATCTCGGTCGAATAGTCGCGGGCAACGACAGCGGTCGCGGCCGGGTCAATGCCGACGGCGGCCAGCGAGGGGCGCAGCCAGGATGCCGGCGTGCCGGTGATTGCCGCCGAGACGACAAGGTCGTCGATGCCGCTGTCGACGACCATCTGCTTGTGCCCCTCGAGCGCGATGCTCTCGCGGGAGGCAAGGAACCGTGTGCCCATGTAGACGAGGTCGGCGCCCGCGGCGACGGCACCGGCCACACCGGCCCCGGTTGCAATGCCGCCGCCGACACAGACCAGCCCCTCAAAGCTGTCCCGCACCGCCGCGATGAACGGCAGCGGCGAGAGACTGCCGGTGTGGCCGCCCGCTCCGGCTGACACACAGACGAGTCCGTCGGCACCGGCATCCGCGGCCTTGCGCGCCAGCGTCAACGAGACGACGTCGGCGAGCACAATCCCACCGTACGCGTGCACCACATCGACCACCGGCCGAGGCGAGCCGAGCGCCGTGATCACGATCGGTGGGTGATGTTTCGCCACCTGCTCGAGGTCGGCGGACAGTCGTGTGTTCGTCGAATGTGTAATCAGGTTCAGTGCCCACGGCACGGCGTCGGGCCCGGTTCCGAGTGCGGTCGTGATCTGCGTGAGCCAGCCGTCAAGCTCCGCTATGGTGCGGCAGTTCGGTGTGGGGAACGAGCCGATGATGCCGGCGCGGCTGGCAGCGATGACGAGTTCGGGTCCCGACGCCAGAAACATCGGGGCGGCCACCACCGGCAGGCGCAGGCGCGAAAGCAGTGCAGAAGCAGTCATGTGGTGAGGAACCTTTCGTGGGGAGAGTCGGGGGCCTGATGCTCGGCGCCGGTACGTTCTGCGGCGATGAAGTGCGCCACCACCGCACGACGATCGATCTTGCCCGTGGCTCCGAGCGGAAACTCGGCAAGGCGATGCAGAGACTTGGGTC from Leifsonia psychrotolerans encodes:
- a CDS encoding NAD(P)H-dependent flavin oxidoreductase, which codes for MTASALLSRLRLPVVAAPMFLASGPELVIAASRAGIIGSFPTPNCRTIAELDGWLTQITTALGTGPDAVPWALNLITHSTNTRLSADLEQVAKHHPPIVITALGSPRPVVDVVHAYGGIVLADVVSLTLARKAADAGADGLVCVSAGAGGHTGSLSPLPFIAAVRDSFEGLVCVGGGIATGAGVAGAVAAGADLVYMGTRFLASRESIALEGHKQMVVDSGIDDLVVSAAITGTPASWLRPSLAAVGIDPAATAVVARDYSTEMSNIRRWKDTWAAGQGLSTIRAIDTTAQIVDRLAEEYAAALDRAGRLAFAR